The proteins below come from a single Pieris brassicae chromosome 1, ilPieBrab1.1, whole genome shotgun sequence genomic window:
- the LOC123709023 gene encoding probable ATP-dependent RNA helicase DDX46: MVRSGRDRDRRRSHSRSVTPERKRRRSRSRSRDRPSKTSKRKRSRSRERDTKRDRSRDRDRERDRDRDRKRDKREEKSNGSSSKSRKKSPDREKESERLKSKEESLKAESEYDIGSADKEEEQNRLEAEMQKRRERIERWRAERKRKELESAKKEVQKGSLVTNIQTPTVKKWSLEDDSGDEGEEDKEAKEKQLAEEKREEDEIDTLDAYMQEVQQEVRKVNQIDHARGIINLPSSDSSVVILTGTAKKQVTEQKNKGELIEQNQDGLEYSSEEETEDIKDAAANLASKQRKELAKVDHSSLQYMSFRKAFYTEISELARMTSEEVEAYRTELEGIRVKGKGCPKPIKTWAHCGISKKEMDILKKLAFEKPTPIQAQAIPAIMSGRDLIGIAKTGSGKTLAFILPMFRHVLDQPPLEDTDGPITLIMSPTRELCMQIGKDIRKFAKSLNLRVVCVYGGTGISEQIAELKRGAEIIVCTPGRMIDMLAANSGRVTNLRRVTYIVLDEADRMFDMGFEPQVMKIIDNIRPDRQTVMFSATFPRQMEALARRILQKPIEVQVGGRSVVCKEVEQHVAILEEDAKFFKLLELLGLYSHLGSIIVFVDKQENADSLLKDLMKASYSCMSLHGGIDQFDRDSTIVDFKNGKVKLLVATSVAARGLDVKQLVLVVNYDCPNHYEDYVHRCGRTGRAGNKGYAWTFLTPEQGRYAGDVLRAFELAGTNPTPDLRNLWEKYKEAQEKDGKKVHTGGGFSGKGFKFDESEAQAATERKKYQKAALGLQDSDDEDVEGDLDQQIETMLAAKKIVKEIKPGVAGATPPAGGPATADGKLELAKRLASRINIAKGLGVEQKGATQQAAEAILKGSPSTHTLITAKTVAEQLAAKLNTRLNYQPRDEANAEPAEEVFRKYETELEINDFPQQARWRVTSKEALALISEYSEAGITVRGTYVPTGKAPPEGERKLYLAIESSQELAVAKAKSEITRLIKEELLKLQTSAHHMVNKARYKVL; the protein is encoded by the exons ATGGTGCGAAGTGG tcGTGACCGTGATCGCCGTAGGTCTCACAGTCGATCTGTGACTCCAGAAAGGAAAAGACGGCGTTCTCGGTCCAGAAGCCGTGATAGGCCATCTAAAACATCAAAACGGAAGCGCAGCCGCAGCAGGGAGAGAGATACAAAACGCGATCGAAGTAGAGATCGCGATAGGGAGAGAGATAGAGACAGAGACAGAAAAAG AGATAAAAGGGAAGAAAAGAGTAATGGCTCTAGTAGTAAATCTAGAAAGAAATCACCAGATAGAGAAAAGGAGAGTGAGAGATTAAAATCAAAAGAGGAATCCTTAAAAGCTGAATCTGAATATGACATTGGATCTGCTGATAAg gaaGAAGAACAGAATAGACTAGAGGCAGAAATGCAAAAGCGTCGCGAGCGTATAGAAAGGTGGCGTGCTGAACGAAAGAGGAAGGAATTAGAGTCTGCCAAGAAAGAAGTTCAAAAGGGCAGTTTAGTCACCAATATTCAGACACCAACTGTCAAAAAATGGTCTTTAGAAGATGACTCTGGTGATGAAG GTGAAGAAGACAAAGAGGCCAAAGAGAAGCAATTGGCAGAAGAAAAGAGAGAAGAAGACGAAATTGATACTCTAGATGCATATATGCAAGAAGTTCAACAA GAAGTTCGTAAAGTGAATCAAATAGACCATGCTCGTGGAATCATAAATCTGCCATCATCTGATTCTAGTGTAGTTATCCTAACTGGGACCGCCAAGAAACAAGTGACAGAACAGAAAAACAAAG GAGAGTTAATAGAACAGAACCAGGATGGTTTGGAATATTCATCTGAAGAGGAAACTGAGGATATAAAAGATGCAGCCGCGAATCTTGCGTCCAAGCAACGTAAGGAGTTAGCTAAAGTGGACCATTCCAGCCTTCAGTACATGTCATTTAGGAAAGCATTTTATACTGAA ATTAGTGAATTGGCTCGAATGACTTCAGAAGAAGTAGAAGCATACAGAACAGAATTAGAAGGCATCCGAGTGAAGGGCAAGGGATGCCCCAAGCCTATTAAGACCTGGGCTCACTGTGGTATTAGTAAGAAGGAAATggatattttgaaaaaacttGCATTTGAAAAACCAACCCCAATTCAGGCACAGGCCATACCAGCTATTATGTCCGGAAG AGACTTAATTGGTATAGCTAAAACTGGTTCAGGCAAAACCCTAGCTTTTATATTGCCAATGTTCCGACATGTTTTGGACCAACCGCCCTTGGAAGACACAGATGGCCCAATTACCCTTATAATGTCCCCCACAAGAGAACTTTGCATGCAGATTGGCAAAGATATAAGGAAATTTGCAAAATCTTTGAACCTACGAGTCGTTTGCGTTTATGGCGGCACGGGAATTTCTGAACAG ATAGCGGAATTGAAACGTGGCGCTGAAATAATAGTGTGCACTCCAGGGCGTATGATCGACATGTTGGCTGCCAACTCGGGACGCGTCACAAACCTACGAAGAGTCACGTACATCGTGTTAGATGAGGCGGATCGGATGTTTGATATGGGATTTGAACCGCAG gttatgAAGATAATAGACAATATCCGTCCGGACAGACAAACAGTGATGTTCAGCGCGACTTTCCCCCGACAAATGGAGGCTCTCGCTAGACGGATATTGCAGAAACCTATTGAAGTTCAG gtCGGTGGTCGCAGTGTAGTGTGCAAAGAAGTAGAACAGCACGTGGCAATATTGGAAGAAGATGCGAAATTCTTTAAACTTCTAGAATTATTGGGACTGTACAGCCATTTGGGAAGTATCATCGTGTTCGTGGATAAACAGGAGAATGCTGACAGTCTACTTAAGGATCTTATGAAGGCGTCCTATTCTTGTATGAGCTTGCATGGAG GTATTGATCAATTCGACAGGGATTCCACGATCGTCGACTTCAAGAATGGCAAAGTGAAGCTCCTCGTGGCGACGAGTGTAGCGGCCCGGGGCTTGGACGTTAAGCAATTGGTTCTGGTTGTTAACTACGACTGTCCTAATCACTATGAGGATTATGTTCATAG ATGTGGTCGAACTGGTCGAGCTGGTAACAAAGGTTACGCGTGGACCTTCCTTACGCCGGAACAAGGGCGATACGCTGGGGATGTATTGCGGGCTTTCGAACTCGCTGGAACCAACCCAACCCCGGACTTGAGGAACCTTTGGGAGAAATATAAAGAGGCACAAGAAAAGGATGGAAAGAAAGTTCATACCGGCGGAGGGTTTAGTGGAAAAG GTTTCAAATTTGATGAGTCCGAGGCACAAGCGGCGAcagaaagaaagaaatatcAGAAAGCAGCACTCGGTCTTCAAGATTCTGATGATGAGGATGTTGAAGGAGACCTCGATCAGCAGATTGAGACTATGTTAGCTGCTAAGAAGATTGTTAAGGAAATAAAG CCGGGTGTTGCGGGTGCAACGCCACCTGCCGGTGGTCCAGCCACCGCGGATGGCAAGCTGGAGTTGGCTAAACGTCTGGCTTCAAGGATAAACATCGCTAAGGGCCTtggcgtagagcaaaagggcgcTACTCAACAGGCGGCAGAAGCCATTTTGAAAGGATCACCGTCTACGCATACACTTATTACC gCAAAAACAGTGGCGGAACAGTTAGCGGCGAAGTTAAATACGCGTTTGAACTACCAACCTCGCGATGAAGCGAATGCAGAGCCCGCGGAAGAGGTATTCCGGAAATACGAAACGGAGTTAGAAATTAATGACTTCCCACAACAGGCCAGGTGGAGGGTTACTAGTAAG gAGGCGTTGGCGCTTATAAGCGAATATTCAGAGGCGGGTATAACAGTGCGAGGGACCTATGTACCCACGGGTAAAGCACCACCAGAGGGCGAAAGAAAATTATACCTTGCTATAGAAAGCTCTCAGGAGTTAGCCGTAGCTAAAGCGAAATCTGAAATAACTCGACTTATTAAGGAAGAACTGCTCAAACTACAGACGTCCGCGCACCATATGGTTAATAAAGCTAGATATAAGGTTctataa
- the LOC123711501 gene encoding U6 snRNA-associated Sm-like protein LSm3, whose amino-acid sequence MADDGENVAVMTVKEPLDLIRLSLDERIYVKMRNERELRGRLHAYDQHLNMVLGDAEETITTVEIDEETYEEVYRSTKRNIPMLFVRGDGVILVSPPVRVGA is encoded by the exons ATGGCTGATGATGGAGAAAac GTGGCGGTTATGACCGTTAAAGAACCTCTGGACTTGATAAGGCTTAGTTTGGACGAAAGGATTTATGTCAAAATGCGCAATGAACGCGAATTACGGGGAAGATTGCac GCTTATGATCAACATTTAAATATGGTCCTTGGAGATGCAGAAGAAACTATTACAACAGTAGAGATTGATGAAGAAACATATGAAGAAGTTTATAGAAGtactaaaagaaatataccaATGTTGTTTGTAAGAGGTGATGGAGTAATCTTAGTCTCACCACCTGTTAGGGTTGGAGCTTag
- the LOC123711495 gene encoding U3 small nucleolar RNA-associated protein 14 homolog A, producing MSDFQEQEIVSAEHDHLVSAIIKLDKTQHITEPTRNEPTNLSSEFNLIKSSNKLDLSKVVSALKDSAHHTTITKKLKSLDQGQVLPKPLEKPQAERIKRSTGYDATKEKVAKWDPVVARNRTVDFVSFPLHSVSKREHPTKVILSNLKSKSPLEKELDEIDPPAEVEEESKEEQSFPMTYEEMLEHRKEMAKLRAQQSYKAAKAKRQSKIKSKKYHRILKKERLKQQLKEFEELQEKNPEEALKKLEELEKGRALERHTLRHKNTGKWAKNKLVRAKYDKEVRQQLAEQLAVSRGLTHKTQHSESTDDEADENEMLPDMTLAQDPLNPWMMKGLNKSNVDTDFDFGYKKFIKEKVLKHTAATEEDSDSEENDETVCDLSSLKKKNYMLGSVRNHVHEQSSHSKIEHESKLSSPLGISKKKPMEKNNAKVTFMKQDRNIKKPIATSKWTVDIIKPNDSTESGEIKVAEVFDTFETKVAKQVEIKINKLRKNIKRLERSSKTPKVVKKKGGKGKNISNMESLMFKNKNPKPIIDEELIETNLKAPEDIPEMTKTYTKIIKYPSALAAHSNNNSNIDPSQFIEVKPKYLNTAIPSCENILDELDDDEQIVPKIDIEEVFEEDDVVASFRQEKQNEIDNDIPKEIDLQLPGWGSWGGIGVKAPKRKRNRFISKNIPKMPRRDENKGDIIINELKLPKLKAHKVSELPFPFTKVSDFEASVRAPLGNTFIPEIAHKKLIRPNVITKAGTIIEPMDEEQLLIKRNQSFKNEKILKLLSKQ from the exons ATGAGTGACTTTCAAGAACAAGAAATTGTGTCAGCCGAACACGACCATTTAGTGAgtgcaataataaaattggaCAAAACGCAACATATAACAGAGCCCACTCGTAATGAACCCACAAATCTCAGTTCagaatttaacttaattaaaagctcaaataaattagatttgaGTAAAGTTGTTAGTGCTCTGAAGGACAGTGCGCATCATACAaccataacaaaaaaattaaaaagtctcGACCAAGGTCAGGTTTTACCTAAACCTTTAGAAAAACCACAGGCTGAACGAATTAAAAGGTCAACAGGGTATGATGCTACCAAAGAAAAAGTGGCTAAATGGGATCCAGTTGTAGCAAGGAACAGAACAGTGGATTTTGTTTCCTTCCCACTACATTCAGTCTCTAAACGAGAACATCCTACAAAAGTAATCTTgtctaatttaaaatctaaatctcCTTTAGAAAAAGAGCTAGATGAGATTGACCCCCCAGCAGAAGTTGAAGAGGAAAGTAAAGAGGAACAAAGCTTTCCTATGACTTATGAAGAGATGTTAGAACACAGAAAAGAAATGGCAAAGTTGAGAGCTCAGCAATCATATAAAGCAGCAAAAGCTAAGAGACagagtaaaattaaaagtaaaaaatatcacaG aatCCTTAAAAAGGAGAGACTGAAACAACAGCTTAAAGAGTTTGAAGAATTACAGGAGAAAAATCCTGAGGAAGCTTTAAAAAAGTTGGAGGAGTTAGAAAAAGGAAGAGCTCTTGAGCGTCATACTTTAAGGCATAAAAATACAGGAAAGTGGGCTAAAAATAAGCTAGTCAGAGCAAAGTATGATAAGGAG GTAAGACAACAATTAGCTGAGCAATTAGCAGTGAGCAGGGGACTTACACATAAAACACAACATAGTGAAAGTACTGATGATGAAGCTGATGAAAATGAGATGCTACCAGATATGACATTAGCTCAGGATCCTTTAAATCCGTGGATGATGAAAGGACTTAACAAAAGCAATGTTGATACTGATTTTGATTTTGGctacaaaaaatttataaaggaAAAAGTGCTGAAGCATACTGCTGCTACTGAAGAGGACAGTGATTCTGAAGAGAATGATGAAACAGTTTGTGATTTATCTTcacttaagaaaaaaaattatatgttggGTTCAGTAAGAAACCATGTTCATGAACAAAGTAGTCATTCTAAAATCGAGCATGAGTCTAAGCTATCTAGCCCTTTAGGTATCTCCAAGAAGAAACCAATGGAAAAAAACAATGCTAAGGTTACTTTTATGAAACAAGACAGGAATATTAAAAAGCCTATAGCAACATCCAAGTGGACAGTAGATATAATCAAGCCAAATGATAGTACTGAATCAGGTGAAATTAAGGTTGCAGAGGTTTTTGATACATTTGAAACTAAAGTAGCAAAAcaagtagaaataaaaattaataaattaaggaaGAACATTAAGCGGTTAGAGAGATCATCTAAAACACCAAAAGTCGTCAAAAAAAAGGGAGGGAAAGGGAAGAATATTAGTAATATGGAATCtctaatgtttaaaaataaaaatcctaaGCCTATAATTGATGAAGAGTTAATAGAGACAAATCTTAAGGCACCTGAAGATATACCTGAAATGACCAAGActtacacaaaaattattaaatatccaTCTGCCCTAGCTGCCCATTCTAACAATAATTCTAATATTGATCCTAGTCaatttattgaagtaaaacCCAAGTATCTCAACACTGCAATTCCAAGTTGTGAAAACATCTTAGATGAATTAGATGATGATGAACAAATTGTTCCAAAAATTGATATAGAAGAAGTTTTTGAAGAAGATGATGTTGTAGCAAGTTTCAgacaagaaaaacaaaatgaaattgaTAATGATATTCCTAAAGAAATTGACTTGCAGTTACCAGGGTGGGGAAGCTGGGGTGGAATAGGAGTAAAAGCTCCTAAGCGAAAAAGGAACAGGTTTATTTCAAAGAATATACCTAAGATGCCAAGACGTGATGAAAATAAAGGggacattataataaatgaattaaaattgcCTAAATTAAAAGCTCATAAGGTATCTGAATTACCATTTCCATTTACAAAAGTAAGCGATTTTGAGGCCTCAGTTAGGGCTCCACTTGGTAATACCTTTATTCCTGAAATAGCTCACAAAAAACTAATTCGACCAAATGTCATTACTAAAGCTGGAACAATAATAGAACCCATGGATGAAGAACAGCTTTTGATTAAACGTAACCAAAGTTTTAAGAATGAAAAGATTTTAAAGCTGCTtagtaaacaataa